The Chloroflexota bacterium genome contains the following window.
GCTGCGTCCCCCGGTGCGCGCAATGGGCGTCGACGAGATAGACCTGGCCGCTCTCGCCCCGGTACAGCGTGTAGTCCTCACCCATGATGCGGACGGGTACGGCTCTCCCGGCCGCCAGGTCCTGCGCGCGATAGACGGGCTGCCAGAACAGTCGGAGGTACCGACCCGCCAGAGTCCCGGGCCCCGTGTGGGTAATATCGCGCCACTCCTCAATTGCCATCGTACGCCTCCTGCTTCGTCGGCCCGAGTGTACGGGCCCCTCGTCCCTTTCTCAAGAGCGCTTGCGCACATGAGCTCCCACTCCTCGATGTTCCAGTAGTTCGGAGTCTCTGAGACCCCCGCGTCGGGTCCGCGCAGGGCGCCAAGGTGGGCGGTGACGTTCAGGCTGTAGTGTAAAGAGCTGGAAGCGGCCGGGGATCGCGTGGTTTGGGACTCGGAGGAGCCTGTGACGTGGGCCGACCTCTGCCGCGGCACCGCCGCCCCGCGCGACGTTCCGCTCCACCCTGGGGCCGAGCGATCCTATGGTGAGCGAGGCCACGTGTCGTAAGCGCTCGTCGGTGCGACCGGCGCCTGACGCTGGAGCGACGTCGCATACGGCGTTGTCTCTGGTCGCGGCTCCGCAGACTGCTCCCTCTTTTGCCCCCGGTGACGCCGTCTCGGAAGCTCCTCGGGACATGCAGGAAGGGATGAGGAAGAGTCTCTAGCTCATCGCAGGCTCAGATTCTCCCGCATACATGGCAATCTGTTTCCATTCCGCGTCGGCGGGGATCACCGCGCTCTCCCCACGGACGCGATCCAACGGGACCGACGGGTCGGCCTCGGCCACCTCACCCGACTCGACGAACCGCTTCACCGCCTCGATGAGGCACTGGCGCATGGCCACGATGACGACATCTGCCACCCCGAGGTGCTCCTTCGCCCAGTTCGTCAGCGGCCCCATGCTCTCGATGACGGCCATGTCCTGGTGGGGCTTGCCCCAGGGAATGCCGGAGAAGCTCCAGTGCTCCTTCTTCGCTCGCATCGCCTTGCGGTCTTGCAGGAAGTTATTGTCGAGGGTTCGGAACTTCCGATGCTGGGCATCGACGTCCACCCCTACTACCTCGCCCCGCTCCCGCAGCTCGCGCTCCCGGTCGACCTTGTGGGTGGCGCTGGCGCGCACGTCGAAGTACCAGCAGTGCTCGTCATCCATCGGGACGAACATATGGGGCGATGTCGACAGGAGAATGTGGAACGGAACGATGAAGGGCGTGATGTGGATCGCTTTCTGATCGTCGTCCAACGGTTTGATGCCGGCGAATCGGAAGCCGTATGGAGTGTCCTGGTTCTCATAAAGCCGGGCCGCTGGGCGAAATCCGTAGTAGCGCTTGTCGAGGCTCGCTATCTGTGCCTCATTCCAGCCCATCAACTCGTGACCCGAGTGGAGCACGTCGCCGTGGATGTGCTCGATGGCGCCCTCGATGGACTGGACGTAGTTGCAGGCGTAGTCGATCTTGCCAACGCTGCGCTGATCCGCGGGTACCGTGGTCCACCAGAAGTTCGGGAACGGCGGCTGCTTCTCCTTCGGGCCCATGTAGATCCAGACCACGTCGCCCTGCTCCACGACCGGGAAGGCTCGGTGCTTGATGTGGAAGCGCATCCGGCTCTCGGGCGGCTCGCAGGGAGTCTCCAGGACGTTCCCGTGCACGTCGATCTTCCAGCCGTGGTAGAGGCAGCGGATCCCGCCCTCCTCGTTTCGGCCGAAGAAGAGGGAGGCCTGACGGTGGGGACAACGCTCTTCCATGACGCCGACATGACCGTCGCTGTCGCGAAATGCAACGAGGTCCTCGCCGAGGAGCCGGATGCGGATTGGGTCACAGTCCGGCTCCGGCAGCTCCTCAGAGAGACAACACGGCACCCATGTCCGGCGGATGAGCTCGCCCATTGGGGTCCCGGGCCCGGTTCGCATGATCAGTTCTGCATCTTCCACCGTCAACATGGCTCCGCTCTCTCCTCGATACGCTTGATGACTTGCCCCATGATCCGCAGTCCAAAACGACGAGCGCAGGCGGGGAGCCCGTCCACGGCCAGTGTACCCTCGGACAGGCCGCTCGTCATGAGGAAAAATGAAGTGCTCGCATCAAGGTCAGGCATCCGATACCATGGCGTCCATCCGAAGCAGTCATTCGGCGTGACGCAGACCAGCACGCGAGACGGAGACCGACCATGCTGAGCAAAGAAGACAACGAGCTCCTCACCCGAACGGGGCCGGGCACGCCCATGGGCCAGCTCTTCCGCCGATTCTGGATGCCGGCCCTGCTCTCGGAGGAGCTCGCCGCGGATGGGCCGCCGATGCGCACCGGGCTCCTCGGCGAAGACCTCGTCGCGTTCCGGGATTCCACCGGCCAAATAGGTGCGGTGGATGCCTACTGCGCCCACCGCCGCTCGCGTCTCTACTACGGGCGGAACGAGGAGTCCGGCCTGCGCTGCATCTACCACGGCTGGAAGTTCGACACGGCCGGCAATTGCATCGAGATGCCCACCGAGCCGGCCGAGTCCACGTTCAAAGACCGCATTCGCCTCAAGGCCTATCCCGCACGGGACTGGGGCGGGGTCGTCTGGGTCTACATGGGGCCGCCGGAGCTGATGCCCGAGCTGCCCCTCTTCGAGTGGTGCCAGGTGCCGCCGAGCCACCGGATGGTGATGCGCTGGATGCAGGAGTGCAACTACTTCCAGGGGATGGAAGGCGAGATGGACTCCACCCACGCGTACTTTCTCCACCAATGGTTCGACCAGCAGAACATCCCGACTGGACCGGCAGGCGCACGCGGTGGCGCCGCGACGGGTGGCCGACCCTCCTTCAACTTCCGCAATATCCAGATGCCGCCCCGACAGACGGACTTCGGCATGATCCGCTCGTCCCACTCGCCCGATCCAAGCGGGCTGGAGCGGTGGCGCATCGACCGATGGATGGTGCCCAACTTCAGCCTCATCTCGTCTCCGACCTATCCGTCCGGCGGGCGGGTCTTCGTCCCCATCGACGACGAGCACTGCACAGTCTTCCAGTACATGTCGCACCCCGAGCGGCCACTGAAAGACGACGAGCGGCGACGGCTCCAGGTGAACGCGCCCAGCGAGAAGAAGTACAGCCCAGACGTCGAGCGGACCGTGTACCAGCTTCCTGGCGGGTACGCCATCGACACGTATCGGGACACGCGGACCCTTCAAAACGACTACCTGCAGGACCGGGAGTTCCAGCGGACGAAGAATATGAGCGGAATCCCGGCCCAACGGACCCAGGACACGGCGATGGTGGAGCGGCAGGGACCTGGGGCGATCGTCGAGCGGGACCTGGAGCACCTCAGCGCCACCGACGCGCCGTTGATCAAGATGCGGGCCATCCTGCTCGAGGCCTGTCGCGATCTCCAGAAAGGCATCGAGCCCTACAACGCGAGCCATCCGGAGGCCTACTCCACGATCTCAATCGAGTGCCTCTCCGAGCATACGGACCTCGACGGCGCGCTCGAGGACCAGCTCGCATGCATTCGATCCGCCGCCCGCTCGTGGAAGGACACGGTGCCCCAGACGGTGCCCGCCGGCTAGCGGGGGATGGCCCGATGACGAACCTCCGGCACCGGACCGCCTGGCTGGCATGCCTGCTCACTGTCGCCGCGTGCGCGCCATCGGCGGCGCCTGGAACGTTGGGGAGATCGCCCGCCGCTCCTTCGCCGAGCGCAGTTCCGATCCAGCGCACCCTCGTGATGCTGGCACGCGGCGAGCCACCCAGTATCGCGGCCAAGCCCCTCCAGGCATTCTCAGGATCGCTGCTGGGCCCGATTCGCATGTTCAACGGCACGCTCGACTACATGGATGACACCGAGGGCATCCACCCCTACCAGGCCGAGGCGTTACCGCAACTCAACACGGACTCGTGGCAGGTCTTCCCCGACGGCACGATGCAGACGACATATCATCTGCGCCCCAACCTGTCCTGGCACGATGGCCAGCCGCTCACCGCCGCGGACTTCGTGTTCGGCTGGCAGGTTTACTCCACGCCGGAGCTGGGCGCGTCGGCCGGGGCGCCGATCGGGCAGATGGCCGAGGTGCTCGCGCCGGACCGCGACACGGTCGTCATCAAGTGGCGACGCCTGTATCCCGACGCGGCCGGGCTCGACATGGGGTTCCAAGCGCTCCCCGCCCATATCCTCCGCGGGTCGCTGCGCCAGCTCGATCCTGAAGCCTTCGTCAATCTGCCGTTCTGGACGCGGGAGTACGTCGGCTCCGGGCCATACCGGATCACTGAGTGGACGCCGGGCTCGGCAATCGAGGCTTCTGCGTTCGAAGGCCACGCCTTGGGCAAGCCCAAGATCGACCAGGTCCGCATCATGTTCGTCTCTGACCCCAACACGGCGATCGCCCTGATGCTGACCGGTGAGGCGCAATTCGCCCACGACTGGGTGTTCTTCTACGAGGAAGCCGCCACCCTGGAGCAGGAGGCGCGGGCGCGCAACGTGGATATCGTGCTGGACTATGCGCCGTCCCTACTTCGCCTGACGGGGATCCAGCACCGGCCGGATACTGTCAGCCCCCGCGCACTCGTCGACGTTCGCGTCCGTCGCGCCATTGCCTGGGGCATCGACGCGCAAGCGGCAGTAGACGCGGTGACGGGCGGTCACGGACTCGCGACTTCTACGATCACCTCGCCCCGGTCGCGCATGTTCAAGGCAGTGGAAGGGCTCAGCCCGCCGCCGCGCTACGATCCCCGCATGGTCCAGCAGCTCCTCGAGGAGGCCGGGTTGACGAGGGGGCCCCAAGGGTTCTTCCAGGAGCCCGGGGGCGAGCCGTTCCGGGTGGAGTACGCCACGGATGGCGGACCATCGCCCGAGCGCGAGAACGCCATTTACGTCGACAGCCTGCGCCAGGCGGGCGTGGACGTCTTCTCCTACGTCATCCCGGTCGCGCAGCTGCGCGACCTGCAGGCGCGGGCCTTGCGCCCCGGGCTGACCATGGGTGGCTTTGGAGGGAAGGCCCTCAGCCTCTTCACCTCCGCGGAGATTCCACGCCCGGAGAACCGGTGGGCCGGTCAGAACAGGGCTGGCTGGTCGAGTCCCGAATACGACCGCGTCTGGCAGGCATTCGACACCAGCCTCGACCCTGCGGACCGCGAGCAGTACACCGCGCAGATGGAGCGGCTGATCTACGAGGACGTGGGCGCGATCCCGACGATGTTCATGGTCGTCGTCAACGCCCGGGCGGGCAATCTCCAGGGGCCGAAGGTCCGCCAGACGCCCGACGCCGCGAATGGCGCGTTCAATACGTACCTCTGGGAATGGACCCGCTGATGGTCGAGCAGCTTCGTCTCGGGATCGTCGGCGCCGGCCGTCGCGCCCAGCAGCACCTCGCGACGCTCCGCGCCCTGACGGATCTCTTCCAGGTCGCCGCCATCTGCGACGCAAATCCGTCGGTCGCCGAGCGGGTCGCGGGCGAGCTGGGCTGCGAGGCGTACACCGACCCGCGCGAGTGCCTCACGAAGGATCGCGTCGATGCGGTGCTCATCACGACACCGCCCGAGGCTCACCACCTCGTCGCGATCGTGGCGGCGCGCGCGGGCGTCCCCATGATGATCGAGACGACCCTCGGTCTGACGCGTCCGATGATGGATGCGATCGCCGACGCGGTGGCGAAAGCGGGCGTGTTCGTCGAAGTCGCCGAGAATTACGGCCGCCGACCCGCGGAGCAGCTCAACGCCGCCGCGATCCGCGCGGGCCTCATCGGGGAGCTCGTCCACCTCTCCGCCTACAACCCGCCGGTGAACGAGGAGAGCAGCTACCACATCATGAGCCTCCTCCGCTCCTACGCGGGGTGCGATGTGGCTGAGATCCGGGCGGCCGGCCGCCGGGTGCCCAACGGCCCGGTGCGCGAGGGTTGGCCCGAATCCTGGATCGACGCGACGCTGACCTTCGAGAGCGGGATCACAGCCTCCGTGAGCTACAGCACCGCCTGGGTCACGCCGCTCCGCTGGGGGCGGCCCCGAATCGTGACCGCCGAGGGGACGAACGGCTACATCCTGACCGAGGACGGCGCGGATCGCCTGCGGCGAGGCGAGGATGGCGGGCCGGTCGATTACCCGACCCGGGTGGAGATGGCAGTCACGGCGAACGGTGAGACCCCGACGCGCTACTCGTTTGGACCCGGTTTCGATGCCAGCTGGGACAATCCGTTCGCCGACCGGGCTCTACCGGACACGGGCGGGATCGCGGACGGCATCGCCCGCGCTATCGAGCTGCGGAGCCTGCACCGGGGCGTGACAAGCGGCGGAACGCCGGGCTGGACGATCGCGCAGGCGCGGCGCTCGCAGGAGCTCGGCATCGCCATCGCCGAGGCCGCGCGCCGCGACACGCCGATGCCGGCCAAGTTGGAGGGCGGGACGAGTTGGGAGCGCGAGCAACACGCCGCCGTCGTGCAGCGCTGGCGTATCGATCCGCTGGACGACGTCGACCGCGTGCTCGACCATCTCTCTAATCGACGACACTAGACGACCAAAACGAGACTTCCGGCCGGACAACCTTCCCCAGTTCGCGATCTACACGGGCGGGCAGGGGAAGATCGAGCCGCGGGAACCGCAGCGACCCTCCGAGCACGGTGCCGTACCGAATCCGCTGTCCTACCCGTGCGACGCAGCGCTTGGAGCTGGCCTGATCCACCTCGAGATCGGTATCGACAACCCGCGCGGCGAGGCGGCTCGGGCCAACGTGACCGCCAGCCTGCCCGTGTGGGCCTCAGGTGTTGAGGATGCCGTTTGCAAAGATGTCGGCGTACTGCGGGTCTGAGCTGATCAGTCCTTGTTCGCGGTTGTACTGAATGAACGTGTCGATTTCGCTCTTGTTGGCCTGGATCCCGTACTTCCAGGGGTCGCCCCAGCGCTTCATCTGGTCCAGCAGCCGCTCGCGCAGGTAAATCGTGGAGAAGCCGGCCCGGTCGCTCAGAATGTCGTCGTACGCGATCTGCTTGGCGCGCTCGAACGCGTCGTAAACCTTCTGCGCCAGCTCTGGGCGCTCCTTGTCGAGCGTCCTGCTCATGACCATCATGTGGGCCGGCGCGAAGATGCCCGTCTCCCGGTACAGCTTCTCATCCTCGTCCATGTAGTTTGGGAAGAGGCGCTTCACGGCCGCGCTGGTCTCCAGCGTGTGGAAGAGTTTCGTATCCGAGATGTCGGTCATGATGGCATCGACCTCGCCGTCGAGCAGCGCATCGACCGGGCTCTTCTGCGGGTCGGCTGGGGCTTCGATCCGGGCGTTCTTGTCGTGAAGCGGGAAAATCTCGTTCCCCCAAATCACCCAGCGGAATGTCGAAATGTCGACACCGTGGCGATGCTGCAACAAGCCCTTGAGCCAGATCGTCGTGGAGAGCCGGTAGGGTCTCGAGCCGATTCGCTTGCCTTCCAGGTCTTTCGGCGTGTCGATGCCGCGATCGGTGCGGCAGAACACGTACTCGTACACGGGTTTCCGCTTGATCCAGAGCGGCAGACCGATAATCTGCCACCCGGCCTCGATCGCGGGCAGCCAGTACATGACGTTCAGGTCGGCGATGCCGAACGAGCCATCCTTGTACGGCGATTCCTCGGTGAAGATCATCGCGGGGATGCGCATCGGCTTCAGGGTGACGCCGTCAATTTGTACCCGACCGTCGAAGAGCGGCAGCGTAATGTCGTACCGCATGTTCGCGATTGGCAGCTCGAGCTCACCCTTCATACATTCCTCCATGTCCGAGCATCGTCGCCTTGCGCGTTACTCGGCCTGAAATTGAATTGCCGCATTATGCGGCGGATCATCACGCGGGCTACGAGAATGGTGGCAAGGCGATGTCATCGCGCATGGAGCTCTATGGCATCGCTCGCCATGCTTCCTCCACTCCGTGGGTGCTATCTCGCGATTCTCGGTCAAGCGGAAATTCGTTGATGAGCATCGTGAGCAGCCGCTCGAATTCAGGGAGCCGAGGGCCGCTGCGCCGACGGGGCGATTGCAGGAGATAGACCGGCTGCTCGCTCCGGTACCCTTGGACCGCTACTTCCCGCAACTCCCCACACTGAAGCTCGCGCTGTACGACAGCGCGAAGTGCGATCGCCAACCCAGAACCTGCCCGCACAGCCTCCTTGACACCTTCCCAGGTTCCGAATGTCAGCACGGTGTTCAGGGGTGGCAAGCCGGCTCCAACAATCGCCTCATCCAGGGAAGCGGCCGCGGTATCGCGACCTGTGGCGCGACGGACGAACGGAAGACCGATAACTTGCTCGAGCGTCAGTGTCGGTCCATCCCATACGGGCATTCGAGCTGACTGGATCAGAATGACGTCGTCTGTGCCCAACAGATAGGCATCAAGATCGTCTTCGATCCGTCTGGTCCGGATGATCGCGATATCCATCTGCGCCCGTCGGACCTGCTCGATGAGGTCAGTCGGCGACCCATCGACGAGGGTCACGCGAACAGAGGGATTTGACCGCTGAAATGCCGCCAGCAACGAAGGCAGCAAGTAGGCGCTGTAAGCCGCCCCGGTTCCCACCGTAATGTGGTGCAGCCCCCGGATCGAGAGCGCCTCGATGTCGCGCTGGAGCGTTTCACTCGCGGAGAGCACTTCGTGTGCATATCGGTACACGGCAAGCCCAGCATCCGTCGGCACGAGCTTTCGCCCGTCTCTCTGGAGGAGCGTCGCCCCGAGTACCGATTGCAGACGTTGCACCTGCATGCTGACCGCAGGCTGGGTGAGATAGAGCTCAACCGCGGCCTTCGTGAAACTGCCCGAGTCGATCACCGCGACGAGGGCGCGCAGCTGCTGAAGGTTGATGACCAAACAAACGAATCCTTATGGAAGTCTCGAAAACACTTATTGGACTTATGACCGGATCTACCCTAGTATACGCTTCATCGGCTCGTCCCGAAGTTTCGCGCGTGCCGGCCACCGGGCGCGGGAGATGTTGACGACGTGCAGTTGAAGCGAAGCGTATCCGGGCTCGTCCTCATCCTCATCGCAGCGTTGCAGGGCTGCGGACCCGCCGCCTCCGGCACAATAGCCTCTGGAAGCGCTGTGACCGCCGGGGCTCCGCCGGCCGCGAAGCGCCTCACTGCCGCCATTCAAGGCGCCCCCGCTACCGTGAGCACCATCGCCAGCCAGACAGGCGGGGCT
Protein-coding sequences here:
- a CDS encoding Rieske 2Fe-2S domain-containing protein, which gives rise to MLTVEDAELIMRTGPGTPMGELIRRTWVPCCLSEELPEPDCDPIRIRLLGEDLVAFRDSDGHVGVMEERCPHRQASLFFGRNEEGGIRCLYHGWKIDVHGNVLETPCEPPESRMRFHIKHRAFPVVEQGDVVWIYMGPKEKQPPFPNFWWTTVPADQRSVGKIDYACNYVQSIEGAIEHIHGDVLHSGHELMGWNEAQIASLDKRYYGFRPAARLYENQDTPYGFRFAGIKPLDDDQKAIHITPFIVPFHILLSTSPHMFVPMDDEHCWYFDVRASATHKVDRERELRERGEVVGVDVDAQHRKFRTLDNNFLQDRKAMRAKKEHWSFSGIPWGKPHQDMAVIESMGPLTNWAKEHLGVADVVIVAMRQCLIEAVKRFVESGEVAEADPSVPLDRVRGESAVIPADAEWKQIAMYAGESEPAMS
- a CDS encoding Rieske 2Fe-2S domain-containing protein, with amino-acid sequence MLSKEDNELLTRTGPGTPMGQLFRRFWMPALLSEELAADGPPMRTGLLGEDLVAFRDSTGQIGAVDAYCAHRRSRLYYGRNEESGLRCIYHGWKFDTAGNCIEMPTEPAESTFKDRIRLKAYPARDWGGVVWVYMGPPELMPELPLFEWCQVPPSHRMVMRWMQECNYFQGMEGEMDSTHAYFLHQWFDQQNIPTGPAGARGGAATGGRPSFNFRNIQMPPRQTDFGMIRSSHSPDPSGLERWRIDRWMVPNFSLISSPTYPSGGRVFVPIDDEHCTVFQYMSHPERPLKDDERRRLQVNAPSEKKYSPDVERTVYQLPGGYAIDTYRDTRTLQNDYLQDREFQRTKNMSGIPAQRTQDTAMVERQGPGAIVERDLEHLSATDAPLIKMRAILLEACRDLQKGIEPYNASHPEAYSTISIECLSEHTDLDGALEDQLACIRSAARSWKDTVPQTVPAG
- a CDS encoding ABC transporter substrate-binding protein, with translation MTNLRHRTAWLACLLTVAACAPSAAPGTLGRSPAAPSPSAVPIQRTLVMLARGEPPSIAAKPLQAFSGSLLGPIRMFNGTLDYMDDTEGIHPYQAEALPQLNTDSWQVFPDGTMQTTYHLRPNLSWHDGQPLTAADFVFGWQVYSTPELGASAGAPIGQMAEVLAPDRDTVVIKWRRLYPDAAGLDMGFQALPAHILRGSLRQLDPEAFVNLPFWTREYVGSGPYRITEWTPGSAIEASAFEGHALGKPKIDQVRIMFVSDPNTAIALMLTGEAQFAHDWVFFYEEAATLEQEARARNVDIVLDYAPSLLRLTGIQHRPDTVSPRALVDVRVRRAIAWGIDAQAAVDAVTGGHGLATSTITSPRSRMFKAVEGLSPPPRYDPRMVQQLLEEAGLTRGPQGFFQEPGGEPFRVEYATDGGPSPERENAIYVDSLRQAGVDVFSYVIPVAQLRDLQARALRPGLTMGGFGGKALSLFTSAEIPRPENRWAGQNRAGWSSPEYDRVWQAFDTSLDPADREQYTAQMERLIYEDVGAIPTMFMVVVNARAGNLQGPKVRQTPDAANGAFNTYLWEWTR
- a CDS encoding Gfo/Idh/MocA family oxidoreductase, whose amino-acid sequence is MVEQLRLGIVGAGRRAQQHLATLRALTDLFQVAAICDANPSVAERVAGELGCEAYTDPRECLTKDRVDAVLITTPPEAHHLVAIVAARAGVPMMIETTLGLTRPMMDAIADAVAKAGVFVEVAENYGRRPAEQLNAAAIRAGLIGELVHLSAYNPPVNEESSYHIMSLLRSYAGCDVAEIRAAGRRVPNGPVREGWPESWIDATLTFESGITASVSYSTAWVTPLRWGRPRIVTAEGTNGYILTEDGADRLRRGEDGGPVDYPTRVEMAVTANGETPTRYSFGPGFDASWDNPFADRALPDTGGIADGIARAIELRSLHRGVTSGGTPGWTIAQARRSQELGIAIAEAARRDTPMPAKLEGGTSWEREQHAAVVQRWRIDPLDDVDRVLDHLSNRRH
- a CDS encoding LysR family transcriptional regulator; its protein translation is MVINLQQLRALVAVIDSGSFTKAAVELYLTQPAVSMQVQRLQSVLGATLLQRDGRKLVPTDAGLAVYRYAHEVLSASETLQRDIEALSIRGLHHITVGTGAAYSAYLLPSLLAAFQRSNPSVRVTLVDGSPTDLIEQVRRAQMDIAIIRTRRIEDDLDAYLLGTDDVILIQSARMPVWDGPTLTLEQVIGLPFVRRATGRDTAAASLDEAIVGAGLPPLNTVLTFGTWEGVKEAVRAGSGLAIALRAVVQRELQCGELREVAVQGYRSEQPVYLLQSPRRRSGPRLPEFERLLTMLINEFPLDRESRDSTHGVEEAWRAMP